A window of Fluoribacter dumoffii NY 23 contains these coding sequences:
- a CDS encoding efflux RND transporter permease subunit, whose translation MNKNIPQRPMLNSAGRLSRAFINSKLTLLIIIGSLLFGILALEFTPRTYNPEIVVPVVAISVSRPGSDAQEMLHQIVRPLEGLMASIPGVDHTYGMAINDSAVVTVRFKVNENEENSLVKVYNQINSNMDKMPAGTLMPFVQSISLYDVPLLTINLSSSHFSTTQLQTLATRVLEDLRNVPQVGKSWVMGASPSALRVWLNPDKMASYFIPLQKIKQALEVSNVSFNAGKLEPNLHESPLRIEGNLITPDDLGQIIIGVNEGKPVLLKDIAHIELAPQDDAIRSYFAFGRASADQQPGELKPSVTIAFARQKGSNGVEVANAVLQRLKLIEQSKIIPEGVTATVTRNYGDEANDAVNTLVEHLGIAIASVVILLMLFLGWREASIVIFSIPLILCIVLGVGWIAGQTINRITLFALILSLGLLVDDSIVVIENIHRHIREHTQHNFARLIIFAANEIGKPTIIATFTVILALIPMAFVSGMMGPFMGPIPFNAPLAMLVSLIIAYTAVPYLAYRWLRAKAHQLPKVEDNSRMEHQLSLSHKVYLYLFSSLLKSRWKRYLFYFFVLFLLILVIIQPLWQFIRPSGTNGPLSPMGVELKMLPDDNVNTFLLEINAGAGASLQQTSNIVKEISKVLAHNNFVTNYQVFLGQAAPEDFAAMVRGDAMQHGTNYAQIRVNLINKHDRRIGSHKIAQQFYDSLWNIRHSYPQAHIKLFESPPGPPVRSQMEAGLYGPDYEHLRDLGQFISNRVYPKVYGMINIDNSVTDNLEEYNIVINRNATLLAGLVPSMLAHDLQGYFKGVQVGNGHRPGLLEPENIILRLPKPSRENSSVLKKLFLINQQNQLVPLAKVVDLKKGIQKKPVFTRDQHQVVYVTGEMLHSSPAYGVTTVTQMLKHLDLPNNSHLSVGNLGFKEEQPQDVAKNQLFWLGEMRLTLDVFRDLGSAFIVAIVLIYILLTGFYRSFFIPLIIMGAIPLTIIGVFPGHWIMQQPFTATSMIGVIALAGIVVRNSLLLIDFIIENLRSGASIDTAVTQSGVVRLTPILLTALAIILGSSVMLSDPVFGGLAISLIFGAFASTLLTLFLIPLIYLGWWKWRHS comes from the coding sequence TTGAATAAGAATATCCCTCAAAGACCTATGTTGAATAGTGCGGGTAGATTATCTAGAGCTTTTATTAACTCAAAACTTACATTACTCATTATCATAGGTTCCTTATTATTTGGAATACTCGCCTTAGAGTTCACACCAAGAACTTATAACCCAGAAATTGTAGTACCTGTTGTGGCCATTTCAGTGAGCCGGCCAGGAAGTGATGCTCAAGAAATGTTGCATCAAATTGTCAGGCCTTTGGAGGGCCTTATGGCTTCCATTCCCGGGGTAGATCATACCTATGGTATGGCAATTAATGACAGTGCTGTAGTTACGGTACGTTTTAAAGTCAATGAAAATGAAGAAAACAGCCTGGTTAAGGTATACAACCAGATTAACAGTAACATGGATAAAATGCCTGCAGGCACTTTGATGCCTTTTGTGCAATCAATCAGTTTATATGACGTTCCCTTGCTGACTATAAATTTGAGTTCCTCCCATTTCAGTACGACACAGCTGCAAACTCTTGCTACCAGGGTGTTGGAAGATTTACGTAACGTCCCACAGGTAGGTAAAAGTTGGGTTATGGGGGCTTCTCCCTCTGCACTACGCGTATGGTTAAACCCTGATAAAATGGCCTCTTATTTCATTCCCTTACAAAAAATTAAACAAGCACTTGAGGTGAGTAATGTCAGCTTCAATGCAGGAAAACTGGAACCCAATCTTCACGAAAGTCCGTTACGTATAGAAGGGAATCTGATAACCCCTGATGATTTGGGACAAATTATTATCGGAGTTAATGAAGGCAAGCCTGTTTTATTAAAAGACATTGCGCATATTGAATTGGCGCCCCAGGATGACGCCATCCGCTCCTATTTTGCTTTTGGTCGAGCATCAGCAGATCAGCAGCCGGGTGAATTAAAACCCTCAGTAACTATAGCATTTGCACGTCAAAAAGGGAGTAATGGAGTTGAAGTAGCAAATGCAGTCCTTCAACGATTAAAGCTGATTGAGCAAAGTAAAATTATTCCAGAAGGGGTAACTGCAACGGTAACACGTAATTATGGTGATGAGGCGAACGACGCAGTAAATACTTTGGTAGAGCATTTAGGTATTGCCATTGCCTCAGTTGTTATTCTCTTAATGTTATTTTTAGGTTGGCGTGAAGCATCTATTGTGATTTTTTCCATACCACTTATTTTATGCATCGTTTTGGGGGTAGGGTGGATAGCGGGTCAAACCATTAACCGCATCACTTTATTTGCTTTAATTCTATCTTTAGGTTTATTAGTGGATGACAGTATTGTCGTAATAGAAAATATTCATAGGCATATACGCGAACACACGCAACATAATTTTGCACGATTAATTATATTCGCCGCGAATGAGATAGGAAAACCAACGATTATTGCTACCTTTACAGTGATACTTGCTTTAATCCCCATGGCATTTGTGTCGGGGATGATGGGGCCTTTCATGGGACCTATTCCTTTTAATGCACCCTTAGCTATGTTGGTTTCCCTAATAATTGCTTATACTGCAGTTCCCTATTTAGCGTATCGCTGGCTGAGAGCCAAGGCACATCAATTACCGAAGGTTGAAGATAATTCTCGGATGGAACATCAGTTAAGTCTGAGTCATAAAGTCTATCTCTATCTTTTTTCTTCTTTATTAAAATCGCGTTGGAAACGTTATTTATTTTATTTTTTTGTTTTATTTCTTTTAATTTTGGTAATTATTCAGCCACTATGGCAATTCATTAGGCCTTCGGGCACGAATGGTCCTTTGAGTCCTATGGGTGTTGAGCTGAAGATGTTGCCTGATGATAATGTGAATACTTTCCTCCTCGAGATCAATGCTGGAGCAGGGGCATCTTTACAGCAGACTTCGAACATTGTAAAAGAGATTTCCAAGGTTCTTGCCCACAACAATTTTGTTACCAATTATCAGGTATTTTTAGGCCAAGCTGCCCCCGAAGATTTTGCAGCGATGGTACGTGGGGATGCGATGCAACACGGAACAAATTATGCGCAAATTCGTGTTAATTTAATCAATAAACACGATCGAAGGATTGGATCACATAAAATTGCACAACAATTTTATGATTCTCTATGGAATATTCGTCATTCTTATCCTCAAGCACATATCAAACTCTTTGAAAGTCCTCCAGGACCTCCTGTTCGATCACAAATGGAAGCGGGTTTATATGGGCCTGATTATGAACATCTTAGGGATTTGGGACAGTTTATCAGTAATAGAGTGTACCCTAAAGTTTATGGAATGATTAATATTGATAATTCTGTTACTGACAATTTGGAAGAATACAATATCGTCATAAACCGTAATGCGACCCTATTAGCTGGTTTGGTTCCGAGTATGCTTGCTCATGATCTGCAGGGATATTTCAAAGGAGTACAAGTAGGAAATGGCCATCGTCCTGGTCTTCTTGAACCTGAAAATATAATTCTTCGCCTTCCCAAACCATCCAGGGAAAATAGTTCAGTTTTGAAAAAATTATTTTTAATTAATCAGCAAAATCAACTTGTTCCCCTCGCAAAAGTAGTTGATCTCAAAAAAGGAATTCAAAAAAAACCTGTTTTTACCCGTGATCAACACCAAGTAGTTTATGTCACAGGAGAAATGCTTCATTCCAGCCCTGCCTATGGCGTCACCACAGTGACCCAAATGTTGAAACATCTGGACTTACCAAATAATAGCCATCTTAGCGTGGGTAATTTGGGATTTAAGGAAGAGCAACCTCAAGATGTTGCGAAAAATCAATTATTTTGGCTAGGGGAAATGCGTTTGACCCTCGATGTGTTTCGTGATTTGGGTTCTGCATTTATAGTCGCCATTGTCCTAATCTACATTTTGCTAACTGGTTTTTATCGTTCATTTTTTATTCCTTTGATAATTATGGGGGCAATTCCACTGACGATTATTGGCGTTTTTCCAGGCCATTGGATCATGCAGCAGCCCTTTACCGCTACTTCCATGATCGGTGTCATTGCGCTTGCGGGAATTGTTGTTCGCAACTCATTATTACTTATTGATTTCATTATTGAAAATTTACGGTCAGGCGCGTCCATTGACACCGCGGTGACTCAATCTGGCGTGGTGAGATTAACTCCCATCTTGTTAACCGCTTTGGCGATTATCCTGGGTTCCTCGGTAATGCTTTCAGATCCGGTATTTGGCGGGCTTGCTATATCTCTTATTTTTGGGGCTTTTGCATCCACCCTACTTACATTATTTCTTATTCCTTTAATTTATTTAGGTTGGTGGAAATGGCGTCATTCCTAA
- a CDS encoding alpha/beta fold hydrolase, which yields MWIKDLYIEVPKRDHAKPTRLHIRIISDNEDQLDKLPYVFMLPGGPGANYSHYKDYECLSAKGNIVFIDPRGCGLSDKQDPSEYTMQNYIQDVEEIRKYLNLDKIVLLGKSYGAMCALGYTLTYPTHVSSLILAAGSPSFKNIETARHNVEKRGTQEQQEICKKLWTGSFANTEEVDHFFAVMSPMYSWRVRNNLPVNRPAAKHIFAYEPLNQGFGGFLRTFNYEDRLHEIPCKTLILVGEEDWVTDKQHSQLMANKIPDNEFIIFPHSDHSMESDVPEQFFSSILSFLERQCNKRNSYHFFQQEENPGKERNDSQQMNQYSCN from the coding sequence ATGTGGATTAAGGATTTATATATCGAGGTACCTAAGCGTGATCATGCCAAGCCAACGAGATTGCACATAAGGATAATTAGTGACAATGAGGACCAACTCGACAAACTCCCTTATGTTTTTATGCTCCCTGGCGGTCCCGGTGCTAATTACTCACACTATAAAGATTATGAATGTCTCTCTGCAAAAGGTAATATTGTGTTCATTGATCCAAGAGGATGTGGATTGAGTGATAAACAGGATCCTTCCGAATATACGATGCAAAATTATATCCAGGATGTGGAGGAAATTCGAAAATATCTGAATCTGGATAAAATAGTATTATTAGGTAAATCTTACGGGGCAATGTGTGCATTAGGATATACACTTACTTATCCGACACATGTTTCCAGTCTTATTTTGGCAGCTGGTTCCCCGAGCTTTAAAAATATTGAGACGGCGCGTCATAATGTCGAAAAAAGAGGGACCCAGGAACAACAAGAAATATGCAAGAAATTATGGACGGGAAGCTTTGCAAATACTGAAGAGGTGGACCACTTCTTTGCTGTTATGAGTCCCATGTATTCATGGAGGGTAAGGAATAACCTACCTGTCAATCGACCCGCTGCCAAGCATATTTTTGCTTATGAACCTTTAAATCAGGGATTTGGTGGATTTTTACGAACATTTAATTATGAAGATCGCCTGCATGAAATACCATGTAAAACGCTAATACTTGTAGGTGAAGAAGACTGGGTTACTGATAAACAGCATTCTCAACTGATGGCAAACAAGATTCCTGACAATGAATTTATCATTTTTCCTCATTCAGATCATTCCATGGAGTCTGATGTCCCTGAGCAATTTTTTTCGAGCATACTCTCTTTTTTGGAAAGACAATGCAATAAAAGAAATTCATATCATTTTTTTCAGCAAGAGGAAAATCCGGGGAAGGAGAGAAATGATAGTCAGCAAATGAATCAATATTCATGCAATTAA
- a CDS encoding serine hydrolase domain-containing protein, which produces MKDKKEIERRMQAGGITGASFATVDSQGQIALTPVGSIPDHDLQPEVKEDTVFQCASLSKPVFAYLVLKLIEANKTKSDEEDWVGKFKTNFNLKTPLYEVFKDEGVVLKGDNNPFLKLFSDQELAKRITAEMVLSHTTGLPIVGNPPYQFQFEPPGTQGCDFYLMSELPESLEQYKISYIYIKKNDTRELYYIKPDGEYEKVHIVDFDLFEEKINSIKNKDDTQFHLSEEQIKNIVTPNGGHTRMHYAYSGPGIECLQVTLKELTGSNLETLAQEHIFGPLKMPKSTYSPEGIAANSLKTTAEEYAKFITTWINDDKLNYAFTPVTPADSMKSDYLPNPKSVGRLVAAIDIKDEVRDLVAWGLGMGLVKNKEGQVIGVYHTGDMGNSTAEWRSGVGAVIDPESKRCIEASVYLTKSPNGHILAEQVLPSILKPGLDYFFPTYGFARNPEELDGTNFHGMNPRILQSELSKVAYKTKASTQHLEPTHQSVANPSNLPKLEEDFNESTDSTRKMFHQMNINPLSSRPEPLLKTDKSQEKEISSTKPVQEVKKTEEDKMEGEPIFNPTPLSTSFDPYKK; this is translated from the coding sequence ATGAAAGACAAAAAAGAAATTGAGAGAAGAATGCAAGCAGGAGGAATTACCGGGGCATCTTTTGCTACTGTTGATTCTCAAGGTCAGATTGCACTGACTCCTGTCGGTAGTATTCCAGATCACGATTTGCAGCCTGAAGTCAAAGAAGATACAGTCTTTCAATGTGCTTCTCTGAGTAAGCCTGTATTCGCATATTTAGTCTTAAAATTAATCGAGGCCAATAAAACAAAATCCGATGAAGAGGATTGGGTGGGAAAATTTAAAACAAATTTTAATTTAAAGACCCCTTTATACGAAGTCTTTAAGGATGAAGGCGTTGTATTAAAGGGCGATAATAACCCTTTTCTTAAACTATTCAGTGACCAAGAACTAGCAAAGCGAATAACTGCTGAAATGGTTTTATCCCATACAACAGGATTACCTATAGTGGGTAATCCCCCGTATCAATTCCAATTTGAGCCGCCTGGTACACAAGGGTGTGACTTCTATTTGATGTCCGAATTACCTGAAAGTCTTGAACAATATAAAATCAGCTATATATATATTAAAAAGAACGATACTCGGGAACTGTATTATATTAAACCTGATGGGGAATATGAAAAGGTACACATTGTTGATTTCGATTTATTTGAAGAAAAAATAAACTCCATTAAAAATAAGGATGATACTCAATTCCATCTCAGTGAGGAGCAAATTAAAAATATTGTAACACCAAATGGAGGCCACACCCGTATGCATTATGCGTATTCGGGACCTGGTATTGAATGTTTGCAAGTAACACTTAAAGAATTAACAGGTTCCAATCTGGAAACATTGGCCCAAGAGCACATATTTGGACCTTTAAAGATGCCTAAAAGCACTTATAGTCCTGAAGGTATAGCAGCCAATAGTCTAAAAACAACCGCAGAAGAATATGCTAAATTTATAACCACTTGGATTAATGACGATAAATTGAATTATGCGTTCACCCCAGTAACACCTGCTGACTCTATGAAAAGTGACTATTTGCCAAACCCAAAATCAGTAGGAAGGCTTGTGGCAGCTATAGATATTAAAGACGAGGTCAGGGACCTTGTAGCTTGGGGTTTAGGGATGGGCCTGGTAAAAAATAAGGAAGGTCAAGTTATAGGGGTCTATCATACGGGTGATATGGGCAATAGTACAGCTGAATGGCGCTCAGGAGTGGGGGCAGTAATTGATCCTGAAAGTAAACGTTGTATTGAGGCTTCAGTTTATCTGACCAAATCACCCAATGGACATATTCTTGCAGAGCAAGTTTTACCTAGCATACTAAAACCGGGCCTCGATTATTTTTTTCCAACATATGGCTTTGCTCGTAACCCCGAAGAATTGGATGGAACAAATTTTCATGGAATGAATCCTAGAATCTTACAATCTGAATTAAGTAAAGTGGCTTATAAAACAAAAGCATCCACCCAACATTTAGAGCCAACTCATCAATCTGTAGCAAACCCTTCTAATTTACCTAAATTAGAAGAAGATTTTAATGAGTCTACTGATAGTACTAGAAAAATGTTTCATCAAATGAACATTAATCCTCTGTCATCCAGACCAGAACCATTGCTAAAAACTGATAAATCTCAAGAGAAAGAAATAAGCTCAACCAAGCCAGTTCAGGAGGTTAAGAAAACAGAAGAGGATAAAATGGAAGGAGAGCCAATATTTAACCCAACACCACTTTCCACATCTTTTGATCCTTATAAAAAATGA
- a CDS encoding beta-ketoacyl-ACP synthase III: MRIKVIASGSFLPKKVIHNADFEKVMDTSDEWITQMTGIKKRHFLEEKEDYLNCCYHAASMAIERADLSPQLIDLIIVGTTTPYQLMPSTAVMLQQKLGINHCISFDMQAACSGFIYALANAYYMMQAHPQINYALVMGCDAFSMLTDPNDRVTRILFGDGFGAFLLKRSSENDRKGIFYCSICADGLGKGDLEVPWGVAKGYSSVEWNKPYLVMNGKKVFKNAVNQFVKNINTALEQTNLSITDVHHIIPHQANIRIIDAIANSLGISLESFHVTLNKHGNTSAASIPMAFDDLYNQGKVNPNDIILLTAFGAGYTWGTIIFEF, translated from the coding sequence ATGAGGATAAAAGTAATAGCAAGTGGTAGTTTTCTTCCTAAAAAAGTAATACACAATGCGGATTTTGAAAAAGTAATGGATACAAGTGACGAATGGATTACCCAAATGACCGGGATAAAAAAACGGCATTTTCTGGAAGAGAAAGAGGATTACTTAAATTGTTGTTACCATGCAGCATCAATGGCTATAGAGCGTGCTGATCTTAGTCCCCAATTAATTGATTTAATCATCGTTGGCACCACAACACCTTATCAATTAATGCCGAGTACGGCAGTAATGCTTCAACAAAAATTGGGAATTAATCATTGTATTTCTTTCGATATGCAAGCGGCTTGCAGTGGTTTTATTTATGCCCTTGCCAACGCTTATTACATGATGCAAGCCCATCCACAAATCAACTATGCTCTCGTGATGGGATGTGATGCTTTTTCTATGCTTACTGACCCAAATGATAGGGTAACACGAATTTTATTCGGTGATGGATTTGGTGCTTTTTTGTTAAAAAGAAGTTCAGAGAATGACCGCAAGGGGATATTCTACTGTAGTATTTGCGCAGATGGCTTGGGAAAAGGTGATCTTGAAGTTCCATGGGGAGTTGCCAAGGGTTATTCTTCAGTAGAATGGAATAAGCCCTATCTTGTCATGAATGGAAAGAAAGTTTTTAAAAATGCAGTGAATCAATTTGTTAAAAATATAAATACCGCACTGGAGCAAACTAATTTATCCATTACAGATGTGCATCATATCATTCCTCATCAGGCAAATATTCGTATAATTGATGCAATAGCAAACTCTCTTGGAATTTCTCTTGAATCATTCCATGTCACATTAAATAAACATGGCAATACTTCTGCCGCGTCCATACCGATGGCCTTTGATGATTTATACAATCAAGGAAAAGTGAACCCGAATGACATTATTTTATTAACTGCTTTTGGAGCAGGATATACCTGGGGTACAATCATTTTTGAGTTTTAG
- a CDS encoding DNA/RNA non-specific endonuclease has translation MTQEKFDTKQNDVTVEDKSKNKNLSLFKANCLKLIPELAFFHWNNEALKEEQWQEALNRFDVLGKKKLTATHLIYLLSEVLETNFESISSKLQKKNPGRSCKRKLEQEEKIPRSQNSYSKKRKREIEASDPSRQVIVDDENIPSALKDSFKDLNLRVTSLTPGTPTKEFAEIKRTPGKRKVRPFYTKEGGSLNRPLTFYTPISPEGKKGMVVMKQVTAQELKDKIPTLAAQRAKPITFQVFKKDIKSNTRASRRINQKSMTGATCQQLFAAHGVDTIIKIHGSEYHWSHIWGLFLGGQHSVRNLIPTTAAANYNMLKIFERYVAKRLTEDNANSPDCIQITAIPKYEENSDSLIPIELKLNLSWEDKDTEGNSKKIAETITINTRSYRTMTDTMVQAISFARDDLELMMAVIKSQDQDSKLEDDQFENGSSFSI, from the coding sequence ATGACTCAAGAAAAATTCGATACAAAACAAAACGATGTAACAGTTGAAGACAAATCAAAAAATAAGAATTTATCTTTGTTTAAGGCAAATTGTTTAAAATTAATTCCTGAACTGGCTTTTTTTCATTGGAATAATGAAGCATTGAAAGAAGAACAGTGGCAAGAGGCTTTAAACCGTTTTGACGTTTTGGGTAAGAAGAAATTAACTGCTACCCATTTAATTTACCTATTAAGTGAAGTCTTAGAAACAAATTTTGAGTCTATAAGTTCCAAACTGCAAAAGAAAAATCCTGGTCGAAGTTGTAAAAGGAAGCTTGAACAAGAAGAAAAAATACCTAGGTCGCAAAATTCTTACTCCAAAAAAAGAAAGCGGGAAATAGAGGCTTCAGATCCCTCCCGTCAAGTCATCGTTGACGATGAAAATATACCCTCTGCCTTGAAAGATTCTTTTAAAGACCTAAACCTTAGAGTAACCTCACTGACTCCGGGAACACCCACCAAGGAATTTGCGGAGATCAAAAGAACCCCGGGGAAAAGAAAAGTTAGGCCCTTTTATACTAAAGAAGGTGGCAGTTTAAATAGACCGCTAACTTTCTATACGCCTATTTCACCTGAGGGCAAAAAAGGGATGGTTGTCATGAAACAAGTCACCGCCCAGGAACTAAAAGATAAAATTCCTACTTTAGCAGCACAGCGCGCGAAGCCTATTACGTTTCAAGTATTTAAGAAAGACATTAAGAGTAATACCAGAGCTTCCCGGCGGATTAATCAAAAATCAATGACAGGTGCCACATGTCAGCAGCTCTTCGCAGCCCATGGGGTAGACACTATCATCAAAATACATGGTAGCGAGTATCATTGGAGTCATATATGGGGACTTTTTTTAGGTGGCCAACATTCAGTTAGGAACTTAATCCCCACAACTGCAGCCGCCAATTATAATATGCTGAAGATTTTTGAGAGATATGTAGCAAAAAGACTAACTGAGGACAATGCTAATTCACCAGATTGCATTCAAATAACCGCAATACCAAAGTATGAAGAAAACTCGGATTCTCTCATTCCTATCGAATTGAAATTAAATTTATCCTGGGAAGATAAGGACACCGAGGGAAACAGTAAAAAAATCGCGGAAACAATTACGATCAATACTCGATCGTACCGAACTATGACCGATACCATGGTGCAAGCAATCTCTTTTGCACGCGATGATCTAGAACTCATGATGGCAGTGATTAAGTCACAAGATCAAGACTCTAAATTAGAAGATGATCAGTTTGAAAACGGCTCTTCTTTTTCCATTTAA
- a CDS encoding TolC family protein — MFWEKTQVKGNFFIGLSLILVTSITKAEVSRPISYFEAVRLSLSSNPRIGASKAQIESAQAAITETRGAGLPKMGFEMNAARSDNPLNVFGYKLSQGNATFADFGFAQFTGPNSLYIKPQALDAPGYYSNYNTAFKLVVPIYSGGETVARLKNTNALLRAAQEGDEAARMQLAYDILQAYEGTLAANKMVFVAKENVEAASSYLKLTKALFKQSLVIESDILLADSYLRTAKTFLVATQAEYQNHLDEFRSLVGHGIAYTPKSPVNFPATKKSLTELMQDVLVHNAQLRTIKSTIEAGQANIDVAKAANKPQVNLQLRQDWNGNTLGAGYPSNLIAVGVNWELFSSGEHTGATNKAIANVKQATFQLEDTANSLRLSLIQAKRAEQLADIQYQSYRANANQAKEVIGHLSKRFGRGLVPLGQLLESQIKLTQSQNQCIQSQYNQVLARGRMLMLTNKLIPAFEK; from the coding sequence ATGTTTTGGGAAAAAACTCAAGTAAAAGGGAATTTTTTCATTGGCTTAAGCCTGATCTTAGTTACTTCAATAACAAAGGCTGAGGTGTCTCGGCCAATAAGTTATTTTGAAGCAGTACGACTATCTCTCAGTAGTAATCCCCGTATAGGCGCAAGCAAGGCTCAGATTGAATCAGCCCAAGCTGCAATTACAGAAACAAGGGGAGCAGGATTACCCAAGATGGGTTTCGAGATGAATGCTGCACGTAGTGATAATCCCTTAAATGTTTTTGGATATAAATTAAGTCAAGGTAATGCAACCTTTGCCGATTTCGGTTTTGCACAATTTACAGGCCCCAATTCCTTATATATCAAACCACAAGCCCTGGATGCCCCTGGGTACTATAGCAACTACAATACCGCCTTTAAATTGGTGGTGCCGATTTATTCAGGAGGTGAAACTGTTGCCCGATTAAAAAATACCAATGCCTTACTTAGAGCTGCCCAGGAAGGGGATGAAGCGGCGCGCATGCAGTTGGCCTATGATATTTTGCAAGCTTATGAAGGCACCCTTGCTGCAAATAAAATGGTTTTTGTTGCCAAAGAAAATGTTGAGGCCGCCAGTTCCTACCTTAAACTCACAAAGGCTCTATTTAAACAATCCCTAGTCATTGAAAGTGATATATTGCTTGCAGATAGCTATTTAAGAACAGCAAAAACATTTTTGGTGGCAACTCAGGCTGAGTACCAAAATCATCTTGATGAATTTCGTAGTTTGGTGGGGCATGGGATTGCTTATACTCCCAAAAGTCCAGTGAATTTTCCCGCAACCAAAAAATCCCTTACCGAACTAATGCAGGATGTATTAGTTCATAATGCACAATTACGTACAATTAAATCAACGATTGAGGCAGGACAGGCTAATATCGATGTGGCTAAAGCGGCCAATAAACCGCAGGTTAATCTTCAATTGCGACAAGACTGGAATGGTAACACTTTAGGCGCAGGATATCCTTCCAACCTTATTGCCGTTGGGGTTAATTGGGAATTATTTAGCTCAGGCGAACATACTGGTGCAACGAATAAAGCGATTGCAAATGTAAAACAGGCTACCTTTCAATTGGAAGATACTGCCAATAGTTTACGACTTTCATTAATCCAGGCAAAACGCGCAGAGCAATTGGCAGATATTCAATACCAAAGCTATCGCGCCAACGCTAATCAGGCAAAAGAAGTGATAGGGCATCTTTCCAAACGTTTTGGAAGAGGGCTTGTCCCTCTGGGACAGTTACTCGAAAGTCAAATAAAGCTCACACAATCCCAAAACCAGTGCATCCAGTCACAATACAACCAGGTTTTGGCTCGAGGGCGTATGTTGATGTTGACGAATAAACTGATTCCAGCTTTCGAAAAGTAA